In Phycisphaerae bacterium RAS2, the DNA window CATCGACCGGCGAATCCGACGCGCGCCCGTCGAGCACGACGTTGACCGCCGATTTGCCGTTGTCGCAAACCGAAACATGCGCGCCTTCGCGACTAAGCAACCGCGCGATCAGTCCGCGCGTGGAGGAGCAATCTTCGACGACGAGAATGTGTCTGCCGGAGAGTTCTCGAAAACCGTGGCCCTGTCCATTGTCGGCTTCAGCAACCATGTCAAACCTGCCTCCTCGTTGGAGCCACGACCGCTTCCAGTCGTCCGAGTGCGCACGGCCCAGCCGTCTGTTCGGCGGGGCCGACTCGCGCAGTACGGCAACACCCCATTAGGCCCATCGGCGAATACCGATGAACGATTCACCTCGTTCAATTCTAGGCGCGCCAATTCGTGTTTATCTGACCTTTTCAGATGTGTCGCTATGCACGCTCCGTCCATGCGTTGTTCGGAGCGGCAGATTCCCCTGCCGCCGACGCCATCGAGACCGTCGGGATCGTCGAAGTTTGTCGCTTTCCGAATGCGATGACTTCATTCAGGCTGCCGGACCGAAAACCCTCGAGATCGAGCGAGACGTAGGCATAACCGATCGCTCGAAAAGCCGCCGCGACACGTTGACGAATCGCCGGATCGGCAAGGGTCGCAATCCAGTCCCCCGGCACTTCGATCCGCGCCAGCTCGCCATGGTGACGGACCCGGCACTCCATCAAACCTTCGCGCCGCAGCACCTGCTCGGCCTGCTCCACCATCGCCAGCTTCTGGGGCGTGACGGCTTCGCCATAAGGCAAGCGGCTCGACAGGCACGGCGCCGCCGGCTTGTCGGCCGTCGGCAGGTCCAGTTGCCGCGACACCGCTCGAACGTCGGTCTTGGTCAGTCCGGCTTCCGCGAGCGGCGCGCGAACGCCGAACTCGGCCGCCGCCAACAGCCCCGGACGATGATCGCCCAGGTCGTCGGCGTTCGTGCCGGACGTGATGGCTGCCAGGCCGTGCCGCGCGAGCAGCGGCGTCATCCGCGAATAAAGTTCGGTCTTGCAGTGATAACAACGGTTGATGGGGTTGGCGAGGTACGCGGAATTCTCAAACTCGCGCGTGGTAACGGTCTCGTGTTTCGCGCCGATTTGCGCCGCGAACCTCCGAGCGTCGGCCAGTTCATTCGCCGCGATGCTGGGACTGACGCCCGTTACCGCAAGGACGCGCTCCGCGCCGAGTGCATCGACCGCCAGTTTCAATACAAGTGTCGAATCGAC includes these proteins:
- the nadE_2 gene encoding NH(3)-dependent NAD(+) synthetase, with product MGMDAGAKLDRARGILRELGSAAVAFSGGVDSTLVLKLAVDALGAERVLAVTGVSPSIAANELADARRFAAQIGAKHETVTTREFENSAYLANPINRCYHCKTELYSRMTPLLARHGLAAITSGTNADDLGDHRPGLLAAAEFGVRAPLAEAGLTKTDVRAVSRQLDLPTADKPAAPCLSSRLPYGEAVTPQKLAMVEQAEQVLRREGLMECRVRHHGELARIEVPGDWIATLADPAIRQRVAAAFRAIGYAYVSLDLEGFRSGSLNEVIAFGKRQTSTIPTVSMASAAGESAAPNNAWTERA